Part of the Triticum aestivum cultivar Chinese Spring chromosome 4D, IWGSC CS RefSeq v2.1, whole genome shotgun sequence genome is shown below.
gaaggaaacagaagatcgtcatgaacatatgcatacagagagaagtgatatcgaccacctctccttctccgagagattggccgAACAACAatttctcgtatatctatccgacactaccggctacatatatacaataattatctcttacaatataatctcctaattaaattgtaagaacacagggtccacatagtattctctgttttcagcgatcacgtggtcaaggaagaatgccgccaattcctcttgaattgctcgcatacgatctagtgctaggagttcatctcgcttccgaaagatctaatttgaagaagggggtcaatacatatatatatgaataaatgaaactcaacacaaatgatggtaataaaataaaattgtgaatattattgcttacgcacttcatattgttcgtcagagtagccccgcccacaggtcgtgtagcggatggactcgcaaacgtagtatccacagtaattattcccgggttcctgccacaaccactttacaagaaatagaggtcaatcaaactgataagcaagcatgctaaatggtattgatgaaactagcgcttgaatcactaggagatgcgcggaacatgctactatagtacttactttcgggtgtttaaattgcagcttcttggcagtcccggagcttttttggtgaattttctccaaaccctgccagacaaagaaaacaattacttgatatcaggaaatgaacaaagttgctgatatggtggataatgatcgatttaacttacttctcgagcatttgagtcatgtccgcatagtcctggggatcttttcgtctcgagtctaagacggttactactccctgctcaagcttaatctctaggagaatatagtgaaagctgcgcacgcatgcataagtcatcaattacattactataatctggactaataagggaaaccgaatatgcacaagacagtaacactcacttgaagttgtaaggaaagagtattatatctttgttttcatttattaccaacgatcgtagcaagttggcctcggtattttcggcatgatatttaacctcagttgcatctatgagatttgtgttaatgaacccaatctcaccgatttgtcttttcttcaattcggcgatcttcaatctgcataatatagtgaggataattataaatacatgcaatgaaagagctgacctatatagagagacttaatgacagaagtagtactacttacagacagtagcaagtgatcgttgatttatcgagggccttttgattgaaaaactggaagaactcctcaaatgaaacattcaacagttcaattccaacgaggtcatgctccggtttaactcttagcgtcaaagtattcctccccccagactctctgcaggttttcatgtaccaatcatgtaatctttgcATCATCATTGTttgagatctttcatctttgacgagaggcttcccgtaatggtatttgtgttcttccacctccaagatatcataatgtacatcgtcgggcaggtaatctccaagattgctataaccgggcaccatccttggatcattagcgacgatgtcgctagacaccttgagcggggggcacgattggttcgcttgttcgccgagctgggcaatttttttcccagctcgtcgttcttttaacctttgatcactgacactacttcccgaccgctccgcttcggcaaatgtctttgcaataatgcgctcatagtttcctttcggcggagactttggtggttttgtcagggcagccagagtgcgcttcgctttcaccggatctaccttctcctccggaggtggatgtttatttgctttcaccccttcaaagaagttcgtcacttcggctcgcacgatcttcctggtttcctcctcggtcctctcgtatggtaacttctctggagtcttcagagaaggaccgaatctgtattgcctcccgcctctggctgtactgctagacgccggcagagcagacggagcggctgcgactgtcttctttccttgcttacgaggcggaggagaaggactatgacgcaccagagcagccggagcggcggcgggtctcttccgcccttgctgacgaggcggagaaggaggaggctggctgctctggcacgccggcgcaggcggagaaggaggcggagtgccgccacgcgccggagaaggaggctgagtgccctgatcactcgccggaggaggaggaggcggagtgccgccacacaccggagaaggaggctgagtgccttgatcactcgccggaggaggaggcggagtgcccttactcgccggaggcgtccagttcggaaggttgatgagctccttccgccataggcatggagtcttcagagcagaacccagccgagtctccccttcaccggtagggtggtcaatcctgaggtcctcaaatccctccgttatttcatccaccatcaccctagcatatccttctggaatcggccggcagtggtaggttgcgccgggttcaggaggtaaaacagagccaacagccgccttgactttgaagttctgtcattgcgtcataaggtggcaatgttgagactccgtgatagcatccacggggtagctagcaggagccttCAAGACATGCTcctgctgaagcagctcggtggaagccacgctgcttctccgctgagatggcggggtagcttcaggggtagtttcggcatgtcgattgccgtctcgttcctctagcgcttgaaccctttcgtgcagcttctgaatttgggtctgctccacttttttcctcctctcctggcttttgtaaccgcctgcgtccggaaaaccagccttccacggaacggagcctggcgtgcctcgtgtccatccagggtgctcaggattcccgagggccattgtgagctcgtcgttctctctgtctggaacgaacgtcccttgctgcgctgcatcgatatagtgctgaagcctcttgactggtattctcaaaagctcgtccgtccaaacgcacctccctgatacagggtccaattttccgccagccccgaagaaccaagtccggcaacggtctggccagttcattgtctctggttcgatccctttatcaagcagatcattctcagccttggcccacttaggccgggctttgaggtagccacctgaccccgtgcgatggtgaagcttcttcttcgcagcattcttcttgtttgtcgctgacatcttcttactcttttccgatgtcttgtgagccacaaatgcgggccagtgatctctgatcttctcataccggctgatgaattctggtgtctcttctttgtcgacaaacgttttcagctcattcttccacctcctgaataggtctgccatcttcttaagagcatgagacttgattaattgctctttaactagcttatccggatcctcctctggcggtaggatgaaatttgccttcagctcagtccaaagatcatctttctgcatatcattgacataagacacctcagggtcttccttgtTAGGCTtttaccattggtggatgctgatcgggatcttgtccctaacaagaaccccgcactgagccgcaaatgcttcctttgtccggatgggttcaatcggttggccgtcgcgcgcgattgctgtgatctcaaacctttcatccgagcgcaactttctcttcgggcctcgtctctttaccgaagttgtgctcgatccggagggctagaaaaaagaagaaagacgagagttaattaatatgtgtacataccaaaacaatgaatgcatcaattagctagtcagcacaggcttaactaatatatttatctggccggactctgttcggtccccggagccgtcaccacgggctccttcttgcaccagcattgggtcaccggagccatcataatcatgtctttcctcctccactcttcaatcaccgtagcctgcttcttcaccctgttctttcAGACCATCATTGttgttaagatacgacaagatatcacctccggctaagattatgtcccccaacacctcttctgcttcctcgtctcgtctgtgcttcattgtttctgcaaatattacaacatggcaattattacacaaacatgacagcaggtggatatattagtgcaaacgtagacctagcttattccgggtttgggtggcctcggcaacgcttcaagggtaggggcgcggcgggagggggtaggagaccgacatcgttttttcctagggtttgggtgtcctcgagagttttggtcgagcgagagggccgggggggggggtgctcccgtggtataagttatcacagtcgagagggggtatatatatcgaccgcccatcATGTcgaaattattttggaatggagttcccgataaaaattaagaagaggaagttgaagatcaaaaaagtggagaagaagaaaaaaaggagaagtctattttttcttcttctcctctattccttcttcttctcctcttatttttcttcttaatCCTCTTCTTagttcattccttcttcctttcttcctagctagatatataaaacttttctaaaaaatgttatcggggagggggtatcgacctcccctcatgttgaaattatcggggagggggtatatcgaccccacccccctcatcatgcatatatagctaccacatacatatatacattgaaaaaaattacatatatacaacaaaaacattaatacacatatgaacaaaaaaatacatatacgAACAAAAACATGTTGTGAACAAAAAAATTAATGTAATAAATCTAATAAGAAATTAATCTAataaaaaacatgctctgaacttacatataaccacatacatacaaatatacattttatatatatgaacaaaaaactaatctaatacaaaataaaaacagagccggaccggcgcggcggctcacagcgggggcgtctggcgatggcgacgacggggggtgctcgatcggtgcgacgtggactcggtggaaacactttatgaaaatgcggtggtggccggcggttttcttttctttcttcatgttttcctttgttttttcttatatgtttgttttcgttttcactctacattttcgtacatatgaaaaaaataaagtttctatacaaaagtgcacaatttttatgaacaaattacaacatctaaattaactacacatctaaataaatattactacacatctgaaattttcctaatcttaaaactaaactaaacataaactaaaataatctaaaaaacatgtaaaaacatctaAGTGCACCGCGCAGGGGCGGAGGGGCACGACggaggggccggcgccggcgccggcggggcggggcgcaggggcgcgggataggggaggggcgcgggagcaggctcgtgctcacagggggcggcgagGCACGGTGGagcaggggcgacggcgacggcagagggcggcgacggcgactcggaggagcaggggcgtcggggcaGAGGGCGAAAGCGGCGGCgacgttgagcagcctgacggcgtcggtggcggcggcgacggcgacgtcgagcagcctgacgacatcggtggcggcggcggcaacgtgaagcaggggcgtcgggcggcgacggcgaggaggagcaggggcgtcggggggtgaagaagtgatggatttggtcaaaactgctaagtgtttgcttatatacaaagagcattggtaccggttggtggcaccaaccgggaccaatgctacctttagtcccggttggtggcaccaaccggcactaaaggggggcattggtcccggttggtgccactaaccgggaccaaaggcaccctttagtcccggttggtgccaccaaccgggacggaaagccttgcacaacggcgtgatggtgggagtttagtcccacctcgctagctgagagagagccgcacctgtttataaggtgcggtgcgcctgagctgtcgagctcctctctaaagcaggcttacgggcctaacctctctgtacatgcgtgtgggcctactgggccttctgtgggcctgaatcctggcccatggatgggtttctagtcgtattcaggccgtggtggcctagtaggtggcataaattttattttttgcctgttttttgttttcttttttgctttatttattttgttttgtttctacttacaacaaaaaacttatttatattattttattttgtttctaattacttatttattttactttatgataattatttttgctattaaagtttctaacaaaaaaagttctttatgaaaattatttttgctttcaatgattttgaacagaaaatactttgataattttagttgcatcaattttatataattttagtttcaataatactagaggttgcttataatgttttgaacagaaaatactttgataattttagtttcataaattttatttatgttattaaagtttattttattttgtttctacttatatattttattaaagtttatattattttgtttctaattacttatttattttatctgttatttttcatgcaccatttttcatgcatttactgattattttcagactttttgtgtgttcaaaatgcaccattcaaagccacatcattaattttcaaccctttctgacttcatttgttatttttcatgcatttattgattattttgagctataagaccctgaaattgaaaagcatttcaaatgaactctgaaaaggttgaaagttggcatgttatcatcatttcatccacatagcatgtgcaagaaagttgagaggttacggcaaaaactggatgcacttcgtgtacaaaacggacaatggtatcatactcgtctgttacaaagttggcatggtatcatcataatagttgcgggagaaagtattcactttttcttcgcttgtgtcatttgcttattgcgccgtaaccatggataatcttcatcgtttatcaggatgcttgggtcagccttgactttgaagggaggaatttcatgaaacttttcataatcttcagacatgtctgtcttgccctccactcccacaatgtccctttttcctgaaagaactatgtggcgctttggctcaccgtatgatgtattcgcttccttatcttttctttttctcggtctggtagacatgtccttcacatagataacctgtgccacatcattggctaggacgaatggttcgttagtgtacccaagattgtttagatccactgttgtcattccgtactgtgggtctacctgtaccccacctcctgacagattgacccatttgcacttaaacaaagggaccttaaaatcatgtccgtagtcaagttcccatatgtccattatgtaaacataatatgtgtcctttcccctctcggttgctgcatcaaagcggacaccgctgttttggttggtgctcttttgatcttgggcgatcgtgtaaaatgtattcccatttatctcgtatcatttgtaagtcaatacagtcgaagatggtcccctagacaacgagtacaactcatcacaaacagtggtgtcacctctgagacgtgtttccaaccaactgctgaaagtcctgatgtgttcacatgtaatccagtcgtcacactgcttcgggtgtttggagcgcagactattcttgtgttcatcgacatacggggtcaccaaggtagagttctgtagaaccgtgtagtgtgcttgagaccaagaatgcccgtccctgcatattattgagtccgctcctagcgtgccttttccagtcagtctcccctcataccgcgatttagggagacctatcttcttaatgccaggaatgaagtcaacacaaaacccaatgacatcctctgtttgatggcccatggagatgcttccttctggcctagcgcggttacggacatatttctttaggactcccatgaacctctcaaaggggaacatattgtgtagaaatacgggccccagaatgacaatctcgtcgactagatgaactagaacgtgcgtcatgatattgaagaaggatggtgggaacaccagctcgaaactgacaacacattgcgccacatcactccttagccttggtatgatttctggatcgatcaccttctgagagattgcattgaggaatgcacatagcttcacaatggctaatcggacgttttccggtagaagccccctcaatgcaaccggaagcagttgcgtcataatcacgtggcagtcatgagactttaggttctggaactttttctctggcatatttattattccctttatattcgacgagaagccactcgggaccttcatactgagcaggcattcaaagaagatttctttctcttctttcgtaagagcgtagctggcaggaccttcatactgcttcggaggcatgccgtctttttcgtgcaaacgttgcaggtcctcccgtgcctcaggtgtatcttttgtcttcccatacacgcccaagaagcctagcaggttcacgcaaaggttcttcgtcacgtgcatcacgtcgattgaagagcggacctctaggtctttccagtagggtaggccccaaaatatagatttcttcttccacatgagttcgtgtccctcagcgtcattcggaacagctagtccgccgggaccctttccaaagattacgtgtaaatcattgaccatagcaagtactgttggaaatatgccctagaggcaataataaaatggttattattttatttccttgttcatgataattgtctattgttcatgctataattgtattaactggaaaccgtaatacatgtgtgaatacatagaccacaacatgtccctagtaagcctctagttgactagctcgttgatcaatagatggttatggtttcctgaccatggacattggatgtcattgataacgggatcacatcattaggagaatgatgtgatggacaaggcccaatcctaagcatagcacaagatcgtgtagttcgtttgctaagagcttttctaatgtcaagtatcatttccttagaccatgagattgtgcaactcccggataccgtaggaatgctttgggtgtaccaaacgtcacaacgtaactgggtggctataaaggtgcattacaggtatctccgaaagtgtctgttgggttggcacgaatcgagactgggatttgtcactccgtatgacggagaggtatctctgggcccactcggtaatgcatcatcataatgagctcaatgtgactaaggagttagtcacgggatcatgcattatggtacgagtaaagtgacttgccggtaacgagattgaacaaggtattgggataccgacgatcgaatctcgggcaagtaacataccgatagacaaagggaattgtatacgggattgattgaatcttcgacatcgtggttcatccgatgagatcatcgaggagcatgtgggagccaacatgggtatccagatcccgctgttggttattgaccggagagtcgtctcggtcatgtctgcgtgtctcccgaacccgtagggtctacacacttaaggttcggtgacgctagggttatagagatattagtatgcggtaacccgaaagttgttcggagtcccggatgagatcccggacgtcacgaggagttccggaatggtccggaggtaaagatttatatatgggaagtcttattttggtcgccggaaaagtttcgtgcattatcggtattgtaccgggagtgccgaaaggggtccgggggtccaccagaggggtccacctgccccgggggggcacatgggctgtaggggtgtgcgccttggcctatatgggccaagggcaccagccccaagaggcccatgcgccaagagataagggaaagggagagtcctaaagggggaaggcacctcctaggtgccttggggaggatggactcctccctggccacacccttccttggaggaagggccaaggctgcgcccccctctcccttggccctatatatagtggggggagggagggcagccataacccaagccctggcacctccctctccctcccgtgacacatctccctcctcccgcagcgcttggcgaagccctgttggaatcccgctacttccaccaccacgccgtcgtgctgctggatctccatcaacctctcctccccccttgctggatcaagaaggaggagacgttgctgctccgtacgtgtgttgaacgcggaggtgccgtctgttcggcgctaggatcatcggtgatttggatcacgacgagtacgactccatcaaccccgttctcttgaacgctttcgctcgcgatctacaagggtatgtagatgcactcctctctctcgttgctagcatctcctagattgatcttggtgtcacgtaggaaaattttgaattattgctacgttccccaacaagtacgtgatcaccggtatgcatggcgggcttcttccggtgatctgcctcgcctttgaaatgcttgcctttctttcgacattgatggttggtcggaagaaattgacgatggcccaggtacacattcttcctgcatttgtttTGGAAAATTGTTTTGGAAAAGTTTACAAAGACAACACTTCATACCTTAAGCATCACAGCTTGAGCAGGTGGAATGGTATGGAATAGGTCACTAGCGACATAGTTAACTATACCATCACTTGGGACTTTCTCGATCACCCTCGGAAGGTCCAACACATTGCACTTGATATGCGGGAAGGCCTTGAAAATAGCCCTAGCCGTCGTTCCATCACCACCAAAACAGTCGGTGAGTGACTGCACCCCCTTGAATAAGTCATGGCATTCCCGTAATATGGTGCCGATCCCCAAATGGTCATGGGCAGCCAAAGCTTCATGGAACACCTTGTCTGACTCTGGGTCGAGGAGCGCCATACTCTCCTCGAAGAGTGTGGCACCATGCACATCTTCAAATGGTGATGGCGGTGGTGCAATGTCCTTCTTGAACCAGTCAGCTAGCCCCAAGGTCACCTCTATGTAATGTCTTGAGGTCGTGGCAAGCACAATGGCCTTCTGGCTGGCCTCACCATCAATGAATACACCATCCACCAGGAGGTATGATAGCGGGACGAGGGAGTAGATCCCCTCCTCAGGGGACGCTAAGGCGCCTGATGTGGGCAACAACCGCAAGACACGGCCAAGGTATGGCGTCTT
Proteins encoded:
- the LOC123100322 gene encoding flavonoid O-methyltransferase-like protein Os11g0303600, with product MAAQAPTMAVPTDAQLIQAQAGLWRHSLCHLTAIALRCAVQLGALASPEEGIYSLVPLSYLLVDGVFIDGEASQKAIVLATTSRHYIEVTLGLADWFKKDIAPPPSPFEDVHGATLFEESMALLDPESDKVFHEALAAHDHLGIGTILRECHDLFKGVQSLTDCFGGDGTTARAIFKAFPHIKCNVLDLPRVIEKVPSDGIVNYVASDLFHTIPPAQAVMLKEECVPGPSSISSDQPSMSKERQAFQRRGRSPEEARHAYR